The following is a genomic window from Candidatus Paceibacterota bacterium.
AAGTAATAGAGAGATATATAGAAAAGCAAGGAAGAAAAGATGACATAAAACAGTTAAGGCTCTTTGAGCTGTAAATTACCACCAGACGCCCTGTGATGTCCAGCAGGACTCACAGGGTGATTCACAATTATTTTTTTTTGATTTCTTCTTTCTTAATATATGATAAAACTTTACATTTTTTTACCAAATTAACCTATTAGTAACTCCGGCGCTTCGCCGCACCGGATACAGAGAGGCTCTCCGCGCCGCCATCCGATATCCAAAAAGCATATTTGCAAGGCACGTATATTTTTATCTCTAATGAACTCATTAGGGACTTTTCCAAACCTGCGCACACCATCGTCCATAAGCTTGGAAAAGAATGGATGTATTTTAGAAATACAGAGCCATGATTTTAGGTAAAAATATATTCCATCCAATGATAACGGCTCCGATCGCCGGCACGAGCACAGCTCCTGCGGCAAGATCCTTGGACAGTCCCGCATACTTGTTATGATCCGGACAGATCATGTCCACGATGGTCTCTATTGAAGTATTTACCATCTCATATGCGATCACTACAACAATTATCGTGACCAGATCATTCCATTCGCCCCGGGAGAGATCAAGGATAAATCCCATAATAATGGTACAAATTGCGGCAAAATAATGAATGCGGATATTCCGCTCTTTGAATGAATATATTATACCCTGAAACGCGAATCCTAAGTTCGCTATAAATGATGTTTTTGGTTTTATAAGAACTCCTCCTGCCTATAAATGATATCATTTATAGAACATGACATTGTAGCACAATACGCGCCAAGAGTCAACGCTAGATAAAAAAACTCTGCCTATCGTTTAAGGCAGCGTTATGCGGATTCGGCCGATATATTATCACCGAACCGTGAAACTTTTTATCTTTTGTCGATCACATGGAAGCTTTGGCCATTCACGGAAAATTCCGTCGGCAATTTGTGATGATCGGCGGGCGAAAGTATCGTCAATTTATCTCCCGACATAACATATATTCGGCCTTTTTCCTCATCGGTCACACTGACAAGGTCGTTCGAAGCGGGATTTGTAAAGCTTGCGGTCCTCATCGCCACTTCTTTCTCGGCGATCTCGACCGCCTGCTCCGGACTTTCGGCATTGACCTTTACGTCATAGACCTCGCACCACAGATTATCATCGTGTTCGTCATTGTGGCAAAAGACGATTCTCGCTGTATATTTCATGTTCTTTTCCTCCTTTTGTTAAATAGTCTTTCGACGAGCGATTTAACTGTTTTGTTGACATAAACGTATCAGATCCACGGATTTTGTCAAAATATTAAAGGCGGATAATTTCGTATAAATGAAAAAAAGGTATTTCTACCTTTATATATCAATGCCATATCGAACGAACGAGTATAATGAATCCCGCTTCATTCCGAGAAGGTCTTCGGCGATATTCATCTTTGCATACGCCAGGCCATCCCATTGTATATTTGCGCCCAACATACATTCTCTTATCTGATATTTCAGATTTCCGGGCTTAAGCCTGAAAGCGACATAGATCATGATAACCGCCTCACTGAGACATCCGCTCGGAGCAGCCGAAAGAGCGAGCAGCAAAACATCGGATTTCTTTCCAAGCTTCATCGCTTCGGACCTGAAAACATCAGTAAGCGCAAGCTTTTCATTGTTTACACGATCGCGGATCATCCTACCCAGTTTCTCGCAGTCAGCACCGGCATTTTCTCCTGTCAGCTTCAGATCTCTGCCCGCAGAAGTGTCAAGATCAGATCAAAAAGCTGTATTTTCAAATGAACATACCCCTGGCTTAACACCGGGGGTATCTGTTTGGCAGGCTATGCCTGCGACTTTAGTAAAGATAGCTGGTTGGAATTCGTCCTATGTGTGTCTTGGTTTTTTGATGTAATTTCTCATCTGTCTTAATTGATTATCTCTGCCTGTTTGTCATTCCGGACTTGCTTGCCTCGACGTAGCTTTAGCGAAGGACGGGCCTGCCTCGCCGTATCCGCCAGACGGCGGAGACGGATGGGCCTGCCCGCCTCTGGAGGGATCCGGAATCTTCGTTTTATTTCGTTATAGCCTTACTATATCGCTCTTACGAAATGTAACGAAGATCCTGAAGCAAGCTTGTAAATAAAATAGCCTGGCGTTCATTACGCAGGCTTCTTTGAATTTTCCTTTTTCCTTATAATCTCCCAGTCAACTTTCAGCATTCCGAAGTTTATCCTATCCCAGAATCTTCCGTTCTTGTATATTGCCTCCCGGCTGATTCCTTCATAAACAAAGCCGGCCCTCTCGTGCATTGCAATGCTTCTTTCATTGTAGTCACATACACCCGATGATACTCTGTGCAGATTCAGCTCCATGAAACCATAGTCGAGAAGCAACCGTGCAGCTTGCGTTCCAAATCCGCAATCCCAGTATGTTCTTTCGCCGATCGCGATCCCGAATTCGGCGCATTGGTCTTTCGCATTCAAATTATGCAAACCGCAGCATCCTATCGTCTTTCTCTGACGATTATTCCCGATCGCCTCAATAACGAAAAATACCGAATCTTTGCTGGTTGATATTTCTTCGATCCAATTTTCTTCGCCGATCTCGGTCATCGGCAGATACATCGACAGATATCGGATTACCTCCTGATCGTTGAACCACTTAAGAAAATGATCGATATCGGATCTTTTCACAGGCCTTAAAAGAACTTTCTTTCCTTTCAGCATTTTGACCTCCATTTTTGAATTAAGCCGTTTTGCGACTTAACGGAAAATTATAACAAACACCAAAGATAAGTCAACAACGGCCCTATCTCGGGTCAAATCTACCGATTGCGGTATAAAGTATAGAAGTTGATGTAAATGAATCTCTAAAATAATGTTTGTATTTCTTTTACACCAATTTTTATGCTATATATTCCGCGATCTTTATTGTGATCCAAAAGCATACAAGTTGATGTAAATGATTCCCTTAATATCAATTTACGTAAGTTCTTTTACATCAATCTATATGCTTTATCCATATGCAATTTGTATCTGTCCGTAAAACACAGAGATCGATGTAAATGAATCTTTTAAGTAAATATTTTGTATTTCTTTTACATCAATCTATATGCTTTATCCGCGTGCAATTTGTATCAGTCCGTAAAACATAGAAGTTGATGTAAATGATTCCCTTAATATTCATGTACGTAAGTTCTTTTACATCAATCTATATGCTTTATATTACAAAAAAACGGTTGTGATCGTATTCCATGAAGAAAGAGACAATCTTAACCGTTTTTTTATGCAAAAGACTAGATAAAATATGACACTTGATCTCAGATCCGGTCCCGATGGCGCACGGCCATGGCTCAGATCATGTAACGTTTTAAACTCGTTATCCTACGAAGATCTAAAGTATAGCATACAAAATATTTCTTGTCAATACCTTCAAGGCAAAATTCCGCCAAAAAAAGTCGTTATTTGCCATATTCAGGCCGTTTCTATACTTCTGAAAATATGCGGTTGCCCGCCCAGCTTGGAGTTTTTACCAATATTATCGCGATCAGAACGAAGGTCGCCATCACAAACAACAGCAGATTATTCATGTTCCCGCTGACTACGGAAATATAAAGGACCCAATCACCCATTGCGCCAAAGATCAATGACAATGCGGTAAAAAATAATCCGGGTATGCTCGTGCTTATGACTTCCGGATCGTCTGTTTCAAAGTTCGGGAAGATCGCCCCCAGGGACAATCCCAGAGTGATAATAAAGATCACAACAGAGATGAAAAGAAGCATCGAATATGCCGCATGGGCAAAAGGCAAATTTAGAATGCTCACATTGATAAAACTCATAACAATGCCAACCAGCGCAAAAAACAGCATATAGAACAGATATTTGCCGAAATATATCCTTTTAAAACTGAGTGGAGCGCTCGCCAAGATCCATGCCGTTCTTTTCTCGACGCTAAACGCGGGAAACACGAATCTTAGCGTGAATGAGCAGATGAAATATATGGCAACGATGAACTGCAGCGCCTGGATCACGGCCAGCTTCTGGCCCATGTCAGTCTGATGCCTCTGGATAGTACTGCTAAGGATCGTATTCGCGCCAAGCTGCGACAGCCAGATGAACGAGAGAAAAAGGAACCACAGTATGCCTCTCGGATTTCTCATCGACACCAGTGCCTCTTTTTTGAATAACGCCGCAATACTTCCGCCTTTGAAGCGGAAGGTCATCCCGCCGAAAGGCGAAACGCCTTGGGTTCTGGTTTCACGGAAGGCTCCCTCCTGCAATTTCAGCCATGCGGGATAGAACAGGCCGGATATGCGCCACAGAGCAAGAACAAAGAGCGCGGCAATGAACGAGATCGTCAGAAAATCGGCTGTAGCATCCCACGGATGGTTATTCTGCCAATTTATGATCTCCAGTGCGAAAGGATGGGTAGGCAAAAAATAGAAATGGCTGCTTATGCTTCCGATATCGGCGACTGCGCTTGCTTCGTCCGCTCTGAACAATTTTACGAGATCGGTATTCCCGGAAACTCTCCAGACCAGCGAAGCCGTTGCTGCGATCAAAATGAGCAGCACCGCGATCAACCCCCTGAAGCCGAATCGTATCCAGCCGATAATCCCGGAAATCCTGAGATAGGCAAAGCTGATCGTTATGATCACAGCCAATGTCGCGGCATTGAGCAGGATCAGAAGAATAGCGAACGACAAGAATATGAAAAACAGGCTCAATATGCTCAAGTTGTATACTCTATATAATGCAAGAACGGCCGGCAAAAAAGCGACAAAGAACGGCCAAGCCGAAATCATCAAGCTCCGCGTGAAAACCAATTTCGGGAACATTCTGAATGCGGGCGAGCTTATGATCCAATCGTCGTTTGCGCCCCGGAACAAACTGAAAATGCTTGAGATCGTACAGCTGAACACGATTATGCCCGCAAGAACCGCCAGAAATATCTCATAAATAAACAAAGTTATGGGCAACCTCAGAACTTGTTCGACATTGGAATTGATATAATTGAAACCGGCGGCAAAGAACAAATAGATACCGATGAAAATAAGCAGAAAGACCAGCAGAAACAGCGAGCCCGTGATCGATTTGGCCAATCGCTTTGTTCTGAAATACTTAGCTCCTTTTCCCAGTTCTAATTTTAGAAATAGTTTCAGCATAGATCTATGATATATGATTTTGCAATTTCTGATAATGAATGAATCTCGAATGTTTAAAAATTAAATTATTTATTCATTCAATAGAAATTAAAAATTAGAAATTAGAAATTTTCCTGAGACGCTATGCCAATTTCCTATAAACATCTTCCAGTGGCGCATCCTGGCTGAGTCCCGACCTCTGCCGAAGTTCAGCCAAAGTCCCGACGGCCATCAATGCGCCTTTTTTCAGAAATCCGATGCGATGCGAGATATCCTCGGCAACAGGCAGCGTATGGGTCACAAGAAGCACCGCACCCCCAAGCTTTGCGAACTCCACGAACATTTTTTTTGCACGCTCCGCGCTTGTCGGATCGAGACCAACGATCGGTTCGTCGATCAGAAGCAGTTTGGGCTTGTGCGACATAGCTGCGATAATGCTGAATTTCTGCTTGTTGCCACGCGAATAATCCTCGAAATACTGCTTTTCCAGCCCCGACAGATTGAACTCACCGAGCAATTTCGGCATGCTTTCCAGGCGGAACTTTTCGTCCACACCGAACAAAGCCTCGGTGAAAAACAAAAATTCTTCGCCTGTCATATAGGGCCATATAGAAGGTTCATCTGGAATATATCCGACCAGCGCCTTCGCTTCCTCGGGATTTTTTGCGACATCAAAATTTGCGATCCGGATATCCCCCGCCGTCGGCTGCAGAAGCCCCGCGATCGTCTTGATGATCGTCGTCTTTCCGGAGCTGTTCGGACCGATCAGCGAAAATATCTCTCCGCTCTTTACTTCGAAGCTGACATTATCGACCGCCTTATTGCTGCCGAAATGCTTTGATAATTTGTTTACTTTTAACATATGATTTTATTATCGTCACAAATACAGCATACGTTATTTACATTATTACTCCGACGTTCGACGCGATTAAGCTTAAGCTAATGATATTATACACCCGCGACAAGATCAATGACAAACATCGTTAACTGCCCGGATATTTCATGACAAAGACCTTTGCAGCCGGAACTGAAATATTATCAATTAATCGATAAAAAGATAATTTTCGAATTGCCACGGATCGGGATTCGGTTTTGACGCAGGATTTTCTTTGAAAAATATCTTGCGGTTCTTGAGCGGCGTCCAATCCGATGCGACGGAAATGAATTTTCCAAGATAGGGCTTTGCGAAATCCAGCACGAAATCATGAGGAAGATCATCCGGCGAACAGATGCCTTCTTTCGGATTTTCGATCATCCACAGCACGGCACCGATGATGCCCGCCGCCACCTGGAGAGTGGTTGCGTTCTGCCCCGGAGCCAAGATTCTTGCATCTTCAATATCCAATGAACTGCCAGTCCACCATGAATTATATGGATGCCCCATGATGAGCGCTCCCAAGGTGTCCGCGCCGGAAGTGATCTCGTCTCCCATGATCCTGACCTTGCTCTGGAGATCATAATTCCTTCCCCTGAGCTCGCAAAGCGATGAAAGCGTTTCGTGGCACGGCATATATGCATAG
Proteins encoded in this region:
- a CDS encoding diacylglycerol kinase family protein, yielding MKPKTSFIANLGFAFQGIIYSFKERNIRIHYFAAICTIIMGFILDLSRGEWNDLVTIIVVVIAYEMVNTSIETIVDMICPDHNKYAGLSKDLAAGAVLVPAIGAVIIGWNIFLPKIMALYF
- a CDS encoding GNAT family protein; the encoded protein is MLKGKKVLLRPVKRSDIDHFLKWFNDQEVIRYLSMYLPMTEIGEENWIEEISTSKDSVFFVIEAIGNNRQRKTIGCCGLHNLNAKDQCAEFGIAIGERTYWDCGFGTQAARLLLDYGFMELNLHRVSSGVCDYNERSIAMHERAGFVYEGISREAIYKNGRFWDRINFGMLKVDWEIIRKKENSKKPA
- a CDS encoding ABC transporter ATP-binding protein; the encoded protein is MLKVNKLSKHFGSNKAVDNVSFEVKSGEIFSLIGPNSSGKTTIIKTIAGLLQPTAGDIRIANFDVAKNPEEAKALVGYIPDEPSIWPYMTGEEFLFFTEALFGVDEKFRLESMPKLLGEFNLSGLEKQYFEDYSRGNKQKFSIIAAMSHKPKLLLIDEPIVGLDPTSAERAKKMFVEFAKLGGAVLLVTHTLPVAEDISHRIGFLKKGALMAVGTLAELRQRSGLSQDAPLEDVYRKLA